The DNA sequence TAATTCTCTTACATTACCCGGCCAATGATATTCGAGTAATATCTCGAGAGCCTCTTTTGTAATTCCCCGAATATTCTTGTTTAATTCCTTATTGGTAATATCCAGAAATCTCTTACAAAGAAAGACAATATCATCCTTCCGTCTCCTTAACGGCGGTATCTCAATGCAGAATTCGTTCAATCGCTGATACAGGTCCATTCTAAAAGATCCTAATTCTACGAGAGATTCCAGCCGCTCATTTCCTGCTGCAACAACACGCACATCAATCTCTACTTCTTTATTGCTCCCCAAACGCCGAATCCTTCGTTCCTGAAGGACTCGTAATAGCTTACCTTGCATAGATTTCGGTAAATTTCCAATCTCATCAAGAAATAGTGTACCTCCGGATGCTATTTCAAATTGTCCTATTTTCTTCTGTTCTGCGCCGGTAAAAGCACCTTTCTCAAACCCAAAGAGTTCACTCTCAATCAAAGTTTCCGGAATTGAACCACAATCCACTACGATAAATGCTTTATCCTTTCTGGAACTTCGGCTGTGAATACTCCGTGCTACTAATTCTTTACCAGAACCAGTTTCCCCATAAATAAGAACTGTAAAATTGGTCGGAGCAACACACCCTAACAGCTCATTTATCTTCATAATCTCGGCACTGGACCCCATTTGTTCGAAGAGCGGCATAGCAAGACCAAATTGCGTTTTCAGTTTATAAATTTCCTGCCGCATAGATCTTTCTTCGATAGCTCTTTTTACGGTTAGTTCTAACTCTTCATTATCAAAGGGCTTTGTAATATAATCATATGCGCCAATTTTAATAGCCTCGACTGCCGATCGTATTTCCCCATAAGCAGTAATTATGATTACAGGAATTTCATTGTTAATACTTCTAATTTGCCGTAATATCTCTATCCCATGCATGCCTGGCATACGAAGATCGAGAATAACAACGCTGGGAAATTCCTTGTTAAAAATCTCCATCCCTGTATTGCCATCGCTTGCCCTGTAAGTTATATATCCTGATTTGCTTAAAATATGTGAGATCATATCACACAAGTCCACTTCATCATCTATAATGAGGACTCTAGCATTGTTGTCTGTTATCATAGGCTCTTTTAGTATCAAAAAATTTCAATGTATACGTGTATAGTAAGAAACGCCGAGATGAATTGAGAACAACTCTGAACATAAAAATATTACTTTATTGAGAGATAAATGAGCATACTATCATCTTATAGGTTGAGATGATGTTCGTGATACCAAATCCTGCGCTAAGCGTGCTTTGGCATGAAGATTTTTCCTATTAATCGAACTTTTGAATGGCAGATGGTATAGTTAAATACTCAACAACGATATCGGATGGTAGTATTTCAACTACCTTATGGAGCATCCCCAGAAAAAGGATGCCTGTTTCACGATCTTTCAGAGTCTCGTGGATTCTGCTGGCAATAAACATATCTCTTTCGGCCATATAATTCTGCCTGATGGTACCCTTTTCAACAGGTTTCCCCATGGTTGTACTTTTGATCAGATGATATTCCTTCATTAACAATGCTGCATCTTCAGTCCCTATCAAGGTAGCCCCTTTACTTATAAGTTTTAGCAGTAATTGATGATTTCTCCCACCTCTCTGTGCAATGTCTTGTACAATTTGTAATTCATTACCGCATACCGGTAAACCATCCTGATAGATCTTAACCTGACTATAGCAAAGGTGTTTTTGATTTAAACACTCCTCAATACTTATCCATAGGTCATTTATTCTCTTGAGATGTTGATGCCATTTGTATATACCGTATTTTTGCATATATTCTTTTTTTAATGACCCCGCCATTGAGCCCATATCGACTTCAGTATGAATAATCGGTATATAAATAAGTTGTCTTCCCA is a window from the Candidatus Jettenia sp. genome containing:
- a CDS encoding sigma-54 dependent transcriptional regulator, whose amino-acid sequence is MITDNNARVLIIDDEVDLCDMISHILSKSGYITYRASDGNTGMEIFNKEFPSVVILDLRMPGMHGIEILRQIRSINNEIPVIIITAYGEIRSAVEAIKIGAYDYITKPFDNEELELTVKRAIEERSMRQEIYKLKTQFGLAMPLFEQMGSSAEIMKINELLGCVAPTNFTVLIYGETGSGKELVARSIHSRSSRKDKAFIVVDCGSIPETLIESELFGFEKGAFTGAEQKKIGQFEIASGGTLFLDEIGNLPKSMQGKLLRVLQERRIRRLGSNKEVEIDVRVVAAGNERLESLVELGSFRMDLYQRLNEFCIEIPPLRRRKDDIVFLCKRFLDITNKELNKNIRGITKEALEILLEYHWPGNVRELKNVIRRAVLLSGEIIEPKHLVVNMLETKQQQYHGEDQASGIRHQIQATDCTTSSNLDINNGKELSLHDTVAKCIEDAEKRLIEEVLKRTRGNKSQAAKILKVDYKTMHYKVKKYGITIQTTPEINRNVQNLV